From the genome of Streptomyces sp. S4.7:
AGCAAGCTGGGCACGGCGATCGCCGCCGACGGCGCCGCGTCGATGCTCTCCACCGCCGTCGGCGGGCCGCCCAACACCACGTACTCCGAGAACATCGGCGTGATGGCCGCGACGCGTGTGTACTCGACGGCGGCGTACTGGGCCGCCGCCGGCTTCGCCCTGCTCTTCGGACTCTGCCCGAAGTTCGGCGCCGTCGTCGCCGCCGTTCCCGGCGGGGTGCTGGGCGGTATCACCGTCATCCTCTACGGCATGATCGGTCTGCTCGGAGCACAGATATGGATCAACGCCGGGGTGGATCTGCGCAATCCGCTGAATCTGGTCCCGGCCGCGGCGGGCATCATCATCGGCGTCGGCGGGGTCACGCTGAAGTTCACGGACAGCTTCGAACTCGGCGGCATCGCGCTCGGCTCGATCGTGGTCATCGCCGGCTACCACGTGCTGCGCGCCTTCGCCCCGCCCCATCTGAAGGCTGACGGACCGCTGCTCGACTCGGGCACGTCCACGTACGACAGCGGGGACGAGGGAGACCGGCGGCCCGCCTCGAAGCAGTAGCGGGCGGGGCCCGGCCATCCGCGCCCCCGCCCCCTCAGTCCTCCGGCAGCTCGACCGGGGCGATCTCGTCGTACACGTCGCCCGGCCCGGGATTCGTCGCGTCCGTGGCGCCGCCGAAGTGCGTCATCACACCCCACACGGCGTTGAGCGCGGTCTGTACGGCGCCCTCCGCCCACCCCGCCGTCCACGAGATGTCGTCCCCCGCGAGGAAGATCCCGCGCTTGTCCGCGGGCAGCCGGTCCTGCATGAAGTGGGTGAACAGACGGCGCTGGTAGCGGTAGTGGCCCGGCAGGTTCGCCTTGAACGCACCCATGAAACAGGGCTCGTTCTCCCACGACACCGTCACCGGGCTGCCGATGACGTGCTTGCGGATGTCCACGTTCGGATAGATCTCGCCGAGCGACTTCAGCATGACCTCCATCCGCTCGTTCGCCGACAGCGGCAGCCACTTCAGGCTGTCGTCGCACCACGTGTAGGAGAGGCAGATGACGGCCGGCTTGTCGGGACCGTTGTCGAGGAGGTACGTGCCGCGCGTCATCCGGTCGGTGAGCGTCATCGACATCGTGTCGCGGCCGGTCGGCTCTCCCCTGTCGTCGACGGCCTCGTCCAGCCAGAACGGCCGGTCCACCGGCACGAACAGCTTGGACGACTCCATGTAGTGGGTGCGCTCCATCGCCGTCCAGTGGTCGATCGGGAAGAGCGAGTCCGAGCAGTCGATCTTCGACAGCAGCAGCCAGGACTGCGCGGTGAACACGGCGGCCCGGTAGGTGCGGATGTCCCCGGAGGCGTCGGTGACGGTGATCCGGTCGCCCGCCGTACGGTGCAGCCGGGTCACCGCGCCGCGCGGCGCGCCGCCGTGCAGGGACGAGAGCGAGGTGCCCAGCGGCCAGTGCGTGATCTTGGCCGGTTCGCGCTCCCAGAGCCGCAGCGGCAGTTGGCTGCTGCCGCCGACGATGCCGCGGTGGTGGTCGTCGGCCTCGGAGTAGACGACGCGCAGGATCTCCAGGATCGAGTTGGGGAAGTCGGTGTCCCAGCCGCCCGTACCGAAGCCGACCTGGCCGAAGATCTCCCGGTGCCGGAAGGACTTGAAGGCGTCGGAGTCGCAGAGGAAGCCGTAGAAGGTCTGGTTGTCGAGCTTCTCCACCAGCCGGGCCCAGATCTCCCGGATGCGCGGCACGTCGCGCTCGCGCATGGCGCGGTTCATGTCGGAGAAGTCCGCGCCCTCCTCCAGACAGGTGTTCCAGGCGGCCATCACGTCGCGGTAGACCTGCGGCAGGTCGTCGATCGTCCGCGCGTAGTGCGACTCGCCCTTGAGGTCCACGACGGTCGAAGGGGTACCGGGGGAAAGGGGGTTGGGGAACGGTTCGGTGACCAGGCCCACCAGGTCGATGTAGTGCTGGAGCGCGGTGGACGACGGCGGGAAGCGCATCGCGCCCAGCTCCGCGGTCAGTTCGGGGTCGCAGCCGTCGAAGCCCACCGTGCGCAGCCGCCCGCCGATCCGGTCGGCCTCGTACACGACCGGCCGCAGGCCCATCTTCATCAGCTCGTACGCGGCGACGATGCCGGACAGCCCGCCGCCGATGACCGCGACCTCGGCGCCGTGCTCGGTCGCCGGTATCTGGCCGACGCCCGCGGGGTGGGCGAGGAAGTCGTCGTACGCGTAGGGGAAGTCCGGACCGAACATGGTGATCGGCGGCAGACCGGCCGACGGCCGGTCCTCGGTGTGCGGGACGGAGGTGGGCACCGTGGACGTCATGGGGTACGGACTCCTTGCGGGGAAAGGCGCGAGCGGCTGGGGCGGCGGGGATTGCGGGGCGGGGCCGGGGACGGTCAGTTCAGCGAGCCGTACAGGCCGGGGCGCCGGTCGCGCAGATACGGGTTGGCGGCGCGCGAGGTCCGCAGCAGTCCGGGATCGACGTCGCCGAGGAGCAACTCCTCGCCGCGTCCGGCGCGGGCGCGGGTGGTGCCGTCCGGACCGGCCAGACAGCTCAGCCCGACGAACTCGAACGCGGACCCGCCTTCCCCCTCCGGACCTGTCCGGTTCACGTACGCCACATACATCTGGTTCTCGAAGGCGCGCGCCGGGACGAGGGACTCGGCGACGAACTGGAAGGGGTGCATCTGAGCGGTGGGCACCAGCAGCAGATCCGTCCCGGCGAGCGCGTGGGCGCGTACGTTCTCCGGGAACTCGACGTCGTAGCAGATCATGATCCCCACCCGCAGACCGCCGAGTTCGGCCTGTACGACCGGGGTGTCGCCCGGTGTGAACCACTCCTGCTCGAAGCCGCCGAAGAGATGGGTCTTGCGGTAGTCGGCCAGGGCGGCGCCGTCCGGACCGACGAGCCGCGCGGAGTTGTGGAGGCCCGCGCCGTCCCCGGACCGCTCCGGATAGCCGTACAGGACCGCGATGCCGTGCTGGGCCGCGATACGGGCCACGGCCTCGGAGGACGGACCGTCCGCGGTCTCGGCCAGCCGGGACACGTCGGGGCCGATGGCGTATCCGGTGAGGAACATCTCGGGACAGACCAGCAGCCCCGCTCCGCCGTCAGCGGCCTCGCGGGCCGCGCCCGCGAGGATCTCAAGATTCTTCACGGTGTCGCCGGGCCGGCCGGAGCTCTGGAGCAGGGCGATACGCGAAGACGGCATGGCAGACCTCGGGACGTCATGGTGTTCGGGGGGACGCCTTGACGGTACGGCTCCGGCTTCCGCCGCGACAAGGCGCCTGTGTTGCGTGTGGGCGGGGCATTCGTTGCGTGTTCGGGCCCCCGTACGGCGATTCGTTGCACCGCTGGTCGTATCCGGTTCTCCGCCGTGCGGCGGAGTGGGTGGGGACCGTGGCGGGACGCCCGCGAGGGCGCCGGCGCGGGACGGTGATCAGGCCCGGGAAGCACCGGGCGCACGACATCCGCAGTGACATCGGTACCGGTGAAACCGGTACTGGGCAGAAGGGGTTCTCCATGAGGCTTGCCGCACCGTCGTCCCGCCGCCGCACCCGCGCCACCGCGGTGGGAACCGCGCTGCTGATCGCCGCCGCCGTCGCCGCCGCCGGCGGATCGGCCGCCGCGTCGGACGACAACGGCACCGGGGCGGGCGACCGGAGCACGACACGGGAGGCGGCTGCCCTGACCGGCAGCGCCAAGCTCCACCGCTCGCTCGGTGACGACATCACCTTCACCTTCGACGCCCACCTCGCCGCCGAGGACACGGACGACCCGAGCAGGGCCACCGGCACCTTCCGCTTCAGCCACTATCTGAACGGCGACGGCGCCTCGGCCGATGTGAAGGTCGACTGCCTGGTGACCGGCGGGAAGGTGGCGGTCGTGAGCGGCGTCATCACCGAGTCCGACCTGGAGGGGGCCAAGGGCAAGCGGGTCGGTGTCACGGTGCACGACCTGGGCCGCAAGGACCGCCTCGGCTACAGCTGGGCCTCCACCGGCAGCCCGGTCGACCAGGGTCCGCTGCCCAAGTGCGTCAGCTCCGCGCCGTTCGAGACGGTGAAGGCGGGCACCGGCGACTTCACGGTGCTGCCCTGGGAGCCCCGGCTCTGAGCCGTCGGTGACGGCCGGGGCTCCCGCACAGGGGACGGGAGCCCCGGCACCGCACCCGGCCGGCCCGTCAGCCCGGCGCGCCCGACGAGAAGCGCCTGAGCAGCGGTGAGAGCACCAGCACGGACTTCGTACGCTCCACGTACGGCTCCCCCGCGATCTGTTCGAGCACCCGCTCGAAGTGGCGCATGTCGGAGGCGAAGACCTGGACCACGGCGTCCGCGTCACCGGTGACGGTCGACGCGGACACCACCTCCGGGTAGCGCGACAGGCCACGCCGGATGTCCTCCGGCGAGGTCTTGTGCCGGCAGTAGATCTCGACGAACCCCTCGGTCTCCCAGCCGAGCGCCGCCGGGTCCACCCGCACGGTGAAGCCGGTGATGGCGCCCTCGGCGCGCAGCCGGTCGACCCGCCGTTTCACGGCGGGCGCCGAGAGGCCGACCTCGGAGCCGATGTCCGCGAAGGAGCGGCGGGCGTCCTCGGCGAGGGCGTGCACGATGCGTTCGTCGAGCTTGTTCAGTCGCACTGCGGGTGGGATCACTTCTCTGCGGGTGGTGGCTGTGCCGGGGACGGCCGGGGACGGCGCGCCCCGTATCCGAAGTAGACCACGAGGCCGGCGGTCAGCCAGATTCCGAAGACCACCCAGGTGATCTCCGCGAGGCCTGCCATCAGATGGAGACAGAGCCCGAACCCGATGGCGGGGACGACGGGCGACAGCGGGACGCGGAAGCCGCGCCGCATTTCGGGCCGGGTCCGCCGCAGCACGACCACCGAGACATTGACGAGGGCGAACGCGAAGAGCGTCCCGATGCTGGTGGCGTCGGCCAGTTGGCCGAGCGGGACGGCGGCGGCGAGCACCCCGCAGAAGAGCGAGACGATCACGGTGTTGGCGCGCGGGGCGCCCGTCCTCGGGTGGATCCTGGAGAAGATCCTCGGCACCAGGCCGTCGCGGGACATCGCGAACAGGATCCGGGTCTGCCCGTAGAGGACCGTCAGAACCACGCTCGCGATGGCGACGACCGCTCCCGCGGCCAGCAGTACGGCCCAGACGTGGCTGCCGGTGACATCTCGCAGCACACCGGCGAGCGCCGCCTCGGAGTCGGCGAAGTCGCGCCAGGGGCGTGCGCCGACGGCGACGGCCGCCACCAGGACGTACAGCACGGTGACGACGAACAGCGAGAGCATGATGGCGCGCGGGAGGTCGCGCTGCGGGTTCCTGGCCTCCTCACCGGCCGTGGACGCTGCGTCGAAGCCGATGTACGAGAAGAACAGCGAGCCCGCGGCAGCGCTGACCCCGGCCACCCCGAGCGGCATGAACGGCGTGTAGTTGCCCGCCTCGACGCCCTGGAGGGCGACGCCGCAGAAGAGCAGCAGGGCGGCGATCTTCACCGTGACCATGACCGCGTTGACGCGCGCCGACTCGCGTGCGCCGCCGAGCAGGAAGGTCATGGCGAGCAGGACGAGCAGCAGGGCGGGGAAGTTGAAGACGCCGCCGTCGCCGGGCGGCGAGGAGAGCGCGTCGGGGATCGTCACGCCGACGGTGCCGTCGAGGAGTTCGTTCAGGTACTGGCCCCAGCCGACGGCGACCGCGGCGACGGACACCCCGTACTCCAGGATCAGGCACCAGCCGCAGATCCAGGCGACGAGCTCGCCCATGGTCGCGTAGGCGTACGAGTAGGAGGAGCCGGAGACGGGGATGGTGCCGGCCAGTTCGGCGTACGAGAGGGCGGAGAAGAGCGCGGTCAGCCCGGCGAGTACGAACGAGAGGATGACGGCCGGTCCGGCCTTGGGAACGGCCTCGCCGAGGACGACGAAGATCCCGGTGCCGAGGGTGGCGCCGATGCTGATCATCGTCAGCTGCCACACGCCGAGCGAACGGCGCAGGAATCCGCCTTCGCCGTGGCCGCTCTCGGCGATGAGTGCGTCGACGGGTTTGCGCCACATCAGCCTGGCACCGAGCGTCCGGCGTCCGCGCTCCGGTCCTGGGGCGGGGGGCGGCGCTGCGCCGTTGTCCAGCAAGGGTGACTCCCTCGGGGGTTCTGCGGTCAGCCTTCCAGAAGGCCGCCTGCCCGGCGGGCGAGCCACGACCGCGAGGACGGCGGAACATTTCGGGCCTTTTTCGGGGCACCTATGACATCGGGCGTGTACGCGCCGGGCCCCGTACGCGTGGGTTCCGTACGCGTGGGTTCCGTACGCGTGGGTCCCGTACGCGACCGATCGCGATCGAGGAGGACGATGAGCTGGCTGGATCCCACCCCCTTCCTGCGTGGCGTCGGATGGCGGGACGGCGACCGGGTGACGCGTGCGGACCCCGCCGACCTGACCCGGCTGCCGTGGGACATCGCCGAGCGCGCGGCGCTCCCGATCGGTGTGCGGCTGGAGTTCGTGTCCGACGGCGCGTACGCCCTTCAGATCCGTTACCGCGCCGGTGTACCGGAGCCCGGGGACCCGCTGTCCGAACTCGCCCACGGCTTCTCCCTCTGGGAGGAGGACCGCCACCTGGGCGAGACGTTCACGGAACCGGCGCGGGAGCGGTCGGTCCGTATCGAACTGCCCGCGTCCCCCGGCCCGTTCACGGTTCACCTCCCCGAGTCGCACGCGCCCGTGATCCTGGGCCTGCGGCCGGTCGGCGGTTCCGTCACCCCGGCGCCGCCGCGCCCGCGCTGGATCGTCCACGGCGACTCGATCACCGAGGGCTGGTGGTCGACGCGACCCGCGCACTCCTGGCCCGCCGTCGCCGGCCGTGCGCTCGGCCTCGACACGGTCAACCTCGGTTACGCGGGCGCCGCCCGTGGCGAACTCGTCACCGCCACCCAGATCGCCGCGCTCCCCGCCGATCTGCTCACCCTGGCCTTCGGCACCAACTGCTGGTCCGGAGCCCCGTATTCGGCGCCACTGCTCTACGAGACGGTGCGCGCGTTCCTCGCCCTCGTACGGGACGGGCAGCCCGCCACCCCGCTGCTGCTGCTCTCGCCGGTGCTGCGGCCCGCCGCCGAGCACACCCGCAACGCGCTCGGGGCGACGCTCGCGGAGCTCCGCACGGCCATGGAGGAAGCCGTGCGCGACAGCGTGGCGGCCGGCGACGACCGGCTTCTGCTGCTGCCGGGCCGGGACCTGCTCCGCGCGGAGCATCTGGTGGACGGACTGCATCCCGACGACAGCGGGCATGTACTCATGGCGGAGGCGGTCACGGCCGCTCTGCGCCCAACGGGATTCGCACCCTCATTCGTGGTGCCGGCCGGTTAGCTCGTCCTGTTCCGGCCGGTCAGCCCCCCGCGGTGAGACTTCATGGTTGCCCGAGAACGGGGTAGGCGAGCAATGAGATGAGTGAAGATGCGCATGTGGTGATCGTGGAATCACCGGCCCGTGACACCGCGTCCGCCCGAAGGGCCGCCGCCGACTTCCTGACGCAGCACTGCCCCTGGGCCGACCCGGACGCGGTGCTGCTGGTCGTCTCCGAGTTGGTGGCCAACGCCGCCCGGCACACGTCCGGCTGGTGGCGGCTCCGTCTCACGGCCGGGCGGGAGTCGCTGGTCGTGGGGATCGACGATTCGAGCCCGCAGCCGCCCGTCGCGCGCGACCCCGACTTCGGCGGCGGTGGCGGCTTCGGCTGGCACATGGTGCAGAGGCTGGCGAGCCGCGTGGAGATCCGGCCGCTGCCGGAGGGCAAGCGGGTGCAGGCGGTCTGGGACCGCCCGGCGGCGGCGCGGGCCTGACGCGCGGACACCAAGGGTGGTGGGGAAGACCCGGGTCCCGGGTCTTCCCCACCACCCTTGGTCCATGTGATCTCGGCTCACTCGACGGCGAGCAGACCTTCCCGCAGCCGCCCGGTGATCCGTGACAGCAGTCGTGACACATGCATCTGGGAGACGCCGAGCTCCTGCCCGATCTCCGACTGTGTCATCTCGGCCCCGAAGCGCATCTGGAGGATCCACTTCTCGCGCTCGTCCAGCTCGTCGATCAGCGGCTTGAGCGCCTGCACGTTCTCCGCCGTCTCCAACTGGGCGTCGGGCGCGCCGAGTCGGTCGGAGAGCTTGGAGGACGACTCGGCGGTGTCGTCGGTCGGCATGTCGATCGAGCCGGCGGTGTAGCCGTTGCTCGCGACGACGCCTTCGATGACCTCGTTCTCGTCGAGGTTCAGGTATTCGGCGAGTTCGGCCGTGGTCGGGGCGCGGTCCAGCCGCTGCGACAGTTCGTCCGTCGCCTTGGCCAGGTCGATCCGCAGCTCCTGAAGCCGGCGCGGCACATGCACCGCCCAGCTCGTGTCACGGAAGAACCGCTTGATCTCTCCGACGATGTACGGGACGGCGAACGTCGCGAACTCCACCTCGCGGCTGAGCTCGAAGCGGTCGATCGCCTTGATGAGGCCGATGGTGCCGACCTGGACGATGTCCTCCATCTGGTCCGAGCGGTTGCGGAAGCGCGTCGCCGCGTACCGCACCAGGGCCAGGTTCAGCTCGATCAGGGTGTTGCGGACGTACTGGTGTTCGTGGGTGCCTTCCTCCAGCTCTGCCAGCCGGACGAAGAAGAGCCGCGAAATCTCCCGCGCGTCCTTGGGTGCCACGTCCCCCGGGCACTCCACATACGGAAGTCCCAGTTCCGCCATATCGGCCTGGTGGGTTCCGTACCGCGTGCTGTCGGTCGGGACTGTGCTCGCCATGGACACTGTGTCCTC
Proteins encoded in this window:
- a CDS encoding RNA polymerase sigma factor SigF, whose product is MAELGLPYVECPGDVAPKDAREISRLFFVRLAELEEGTHEHQYVRNTLIELNLALVRYAATRFRNRSDQMEDIVQVGTIGLIKAIDRFELSREVEFATFAVPYIVGEIKRFFRDTSWAVHVPRRLQELRIDLAKATDELSQRLDRAPTTAELAEYLNLDENEVIEGVVASNGYTAGSIDMPTDDTAESSSKLSDRLGAPDAQLETAENVQALKPLIDELDEREKWILQMRFGAEMTQSEIGQELGVSQMHVSRLLSRITGRLREGLLAVE
- a CDS encoding Lrp/AsnC family transcriptional regulator, whose product is MRLNKLDERIVHALAEDARRSFADIGSEVGLSAPAVKRRVDRLRAEGAITGFTVRVDPAALGWETEGFVEIYCRHKTSPEDIRRGLSRYPEVVSASTVTGDADAVVQVFASDMRHFERVLEQIAGEPYVERTKSVLVLSPLLRRFSSGAPG
- a CDS encoding ATP-binding protein, producing the protein MSEDAHVVIVESPARDTASARRAAADFLTQHCPWADPDAVLLVVSELVANAARHTSGWWRLRLTAGRESLVVGIDDSSPQPPVARDPDFGGGGGFGWHMVQRLASRVEIRPLPEGKRVQAVWDRPAAARA
- a CDS encoding carbon-nitrogen hydrolase family protein yields the protein MPSSRIALLQSSGRPGDTVKNLEILAGAAREAADGGAGLLVCPEMFLTGYAIGPDVSRLAETADGPSSEAVARIAAQHGIAVLYGYPERSGDGAGLHNSARLVGPDGAALADYRKTHLFGGFEQEWFTPGDTPVVQAELGGLRVGIMICYDVEFPENVRAHALAGTDLLLVPTAQMHPFQFVAESLVPARAFENQMYVAYVNRTGPEGEGGSAFEFVGLSCLAGPDGTTRARAGRGEELLLGDVDPGLLRTSRAANPYLRDRRPGLYGSLN
- a CDS encoding amino acid permease; this translates as MLDNGAAPPPAPGPERGRRTLGARLMWRKPVDALIAESGHGEGGFLRRSLGVWQLTMISIGATLGTGIFVVLGEAVPKAGPAVILSFVLAGLTALFSALSYAELAGTIPVSGSSYSYAYATMGELVAWICGWCLILEYGVSVAAVAVGWGQYLNELLDGTVGVTIPDALSSPPGDGGVFNFPALLLVLLAMTFLLGGARESARVNAVMVTVKIAALLLFCGVALQGVEAGNYTPFMPLGVAGVSAAAGSLFFSYIGFDAASTAGEEARNPQRDLPRAIMLSLFVVTVLYVLVAAVAVGARPWRDFADSEAALAGVLRDVTGSHVWAVLLAAGAVVAIASVVLTVLYGQTRILFAMSRDGLVPRIFSRIHPRTGAPRANTVIVSLFCGVLAAAVPLGQLADATSIGTLFAFALVNVSVVVLRRTRPEMRRGFRVPLSPVVPAIGFGLCLHLMAGLAEITWVVFGIWLTAGLVVYFGYGARRPRPSPAQPPPAEK
- a CDS encoding NAD(P)/FAD-dependent oxidoreductase, which gives rise to MTSTVPTSVPHTEDRPSAGLPPITMFGPDFPYAYDDFLAHPAGVGQIPATEHGAEVAVIGGGLSGIVAAYELMKMGLRPVVYEADRIGGRLRTVGFDGCDPELTAELGAMRFPPSSTALQHYIDLVGLVTEPFPNPLSPGTPSTVVDLKGESHYARTIDDLPQVYRDVMAAWNTCLEEGADFSDMNRAMRERDVPRIREIWARLVEKLDNQTFYGFLCDSDAFKSFRHREIFGQVGFGTGGWDTDFPNSILEILRVVYSEADDHHRGIVGGSSQLPLRLWEREPAKITHWPLGTSLSSLHGGAPRGAVTRLHRTAGDRITVTDASGDIRTYRAAVFTAQSWLLLSKIDCSDSLFPIDHWTAMERTHYMESSKLFVPVDRPFWLDEAVDDRGEPTGRDTMSMTLTDRMTRGTYLLDNGPDKPAVICLSYTWCDDSLKWLPLSANERMEVMLKSLGEIYPNVDIRKHVIGSPVTVSWENEPCFMGAFKANLPGHYRYQRRLFTHFMQDRLPADKRGIFLAGDDISWTAGWAEGAVQTALNAVWGVMTHFGGATDATNPGPGDVYDEIAPVELPED
- a CDS encoding GDSL-type esterase/lipase family protein, which produces MSWLDPTPFLRGVGWRDGDRVTRADPADLTRLPWDIAERAALPIGVRLEFVSDGAYALQIRYRAGVPEPGDPLSELAHGFSLWEEDRHLGETFTEPARERSVRIELPASPGPFTVHLPESHAPVILGLRPVGGSVTPAPPRPRWIVHGDSITEGWWSTRPAHSWPAVAGRALGLDTVNLGYAGAARGELVTATQIAALPADLLTLAFGTNCWSGAPYSAPLLYETVRAFLALVRDGQPATPLLLLSPVLRPAAEHTRNALGATLAELRTAMEEAVRDSVAAGDDRLLLLPGRDLLRAEHLVDGLHPDDSGHVLMAEAVTAALRPTGFAPSFVVPAG